A genomic window from Chlorobium phaeobacteroides DSM 266 includes:
- the istA gene encoding IS21 family transposase encodes MYNKVKEFAREGLSIRQISRKTGMDRVTVRKFLRMTDEEFSAFLALQKRRLRKLQPYEQFVKDRVTDYPDCSATQVEDWLKEHHPVFPEVTTRTIYSFVQWIRKAYDLPKPKGTPRAYHPVEQLPYGEQAQVDFGEYWMASADACKVKVHFMIMLLSRSRRKFVSFSQQPITTRFVLEAHEQAFSFFEGIPHTLVYDQDSTIVTDENRGAILYTEAFRKYLLHRSLKIHLCRKSDPESKGKIEAGVKYVKYNFLPGRRFVNLEVLNQEALLWLERTANAKEHATTRLIPDAEWQVEKQHLRPFEPLPYPISGTVGKEYHVRKDNTISYRGNFYSLPVGTYAGPGTLVVLEVRQNTLCLYAQEGRLLANHPIESGKGTVVINNNHRRDTSSKLRELQDSLMLLFTNQEHAERFLESIHNRYPRYSRDQFLHVRNAISGCQQKLIDDALAHCVDHHLFSSGEFHDILHHYRKQEEKQSHQAVFNTFRPKTLRSDMDRMLSFVPDSSGITTYENIFS; translated from the coding sequence ATGTACAACAAAGTTAAGGAATTTGCCCGAGAAGGATTAAGCATCCGCCAAATCAGTCGAAAGACGGGCATGGACAGAGTGACGGTGCGCAAGTTCCTCCGCATGACCGATGAGGAATTCAGTGCGTTTCTTGCTCTGCAGAAGCGGCGCCTCCGAAAATTGCAGCCTTATGAACAGTTCGTCAAGGATAGGGTTACCGACTATCCTGACTGCAGTGCAACTCAAGTTGAAGACTGGCTGAAGGAGCATCACCCTGTTTTTCCGGAGGTAACGACTCGAACGATCTACTCTTTTGTCCAGTGGATCCGAAAAGCCTATGATCTTCCAAAACCGAAAGGAACCCCTCGTGCCTATCATCCGGTCGAGCAACTTCCTTACGGAGAGCAGGCGCAGGTTGATTTCGGTGAGTACTGGATGGCGAGTGCTGATGCCTGCAAAGTGAAGGTGCACTTCATGATCATGCTGCTCTCCCGAAGCCGCAGGAAGTTTGTCAGCTTCAGCCAGCAACCGATTACGACCCGTTTTGTGCTTGAGGCTCATGAACAGGCATTTTCTTTTTTTGAGGGCATACCGCACACACTGGTCTATGATCAGGATTCCACCATTGTTACCGATGAGAACCGGGGTGCTATCCTCTATACTGAGGCATTCAGGAAATACCTGTTGCACCGCAGTCTGAAGATCCATCTCTGTCGGAAAAGCGATCCGGAAAGCAAAGGAAAAATCGAGGCCGGCGTCAAATATGTGAAGTACAACTTCCTGCCGGGGCGACGCTTCGTCAATCTTGAAGTCCTGAACCAGGAAGCGTTGCTCTGGCTTGAACGAACAGCCAATGCCAAGGAACATGCCACAACGCGGCTGATACCTGATGCTGAATGGCAGGTGGAGAAACAGCATCTTCGTCCTTTTGAACCCTTACCCTATCCGATTTCCGGTACTGTCGGTAAAGAGTATCACGTTCGCAAAGACAACACGATCTCGTATCGAGGGAATTTCTATAGCCTGCCGGTCGGCACCTATGCAGGGCCGGGGACACTGGTTGTGCTGGAAGTCAGGCAGAACACCCTTTGTCTCTATGCTCAAGAGGGCAGGTTGCTGGCCAATCACCCGATTGAGAGCGGCAAAGGCACCGTGGTGATCAACAACAACCATCGCCGTGATACCTCCTCCAAACTGCGAGAGTTGCAGGATTCGCTCATGCTGCTTTTCACCAATCAGGAACACGCGGAACGGTTTCTTGAAAGCATCCACAACCGTTATCCCCGATACAGTCGAGACCAGTTCCTGCATGTACGCAATGCCATCAGCGGATGCCAGCAGAAGCTGATTGATGATGCCCTCGCACACTGTGTCGATCATCATCTCTTTTCGTCCGGTGAGTTCCATGATATCCTGCACCATTACCGG